From Sphingomonas hengshuiensis, one genomic window encodes:
- a CDS encoding DUF6065 family protein: MELSCFLYPGWEPRIRPAVAQRGWMDDAPESFPYRCLPLGIANSHGWEILSPCGFEAVWNGGNAADDVVLCVDDGARPDKVPVALFGQGIVTLHIEGLFRTAPGWNLYVSGPPNVFKDGAAPLTAIIETDWSPYSFTMNWRLTRPHQRVRFEENEPIAHVFPVQRGLVESVMPSFVAIEDDPELKARFEQWSTARDAFHAEVLANPPQRPADRWQKFYFRGHNPDGICPITDHGTKLQPRAFAHPELTGGAVEAMRPPVRESPPPAAAAGSETEGPCAKYAWLLDTLEQQRALSAAASGIARRANLTGENFLDAYYAPGRPVVISGEIEDWPARRLWSAAYLRNQIGDAPIEYQGGRSASGDFERYKDDHKRQMPFGRFIEAIEADPGNDAYITAYNSASNAAALSPLHADIGRLDKFLAESVENPGGMLWIGPQGTFTALHHDLTNNLLVQVLGRKRVILAAATEIPKLYNDTHVFSRVRDVTDPNLDLVEFASLRGVRFHDVTLMPGDALFIPIGWWHQVQSLDFSVSITFTNFHWRNDFYKDYPAES; this comes from the coding sequence ATGGAATTGTCATGCTTCCTGTATCCGGGCTGGGAACCTCGAATCCGCCCCGCCGTCGCGCAGCGCGGCTGGATGGACGACGCGCCGGAATCCTTCCCGTATCGCTGCCTCCCGCTGGGCATCGCCAACAGCCATGGCTGGGAAATCCTGAGCCCTTGCGGGTTTGAAGCGGTCTGGAACGGTGGCAATGCCGCGGATGACGTCGTGCTGTGCGTCGATGACGGCGCGCGGCCCGACAAGGTGCCCGTCGCGCTGTTCGGCCAGGGGATCGTCACCCTCCACATCGAAGGTCTGTTCCGGACCGCGCCGGGCTGGAACCTGTATGTGTCGGGGCCGCCGAACGTCTTCAAGGATGGCGCCGCGCCCTTGACCGCGATCATCGAGACCGATTGGTCGCCCTATAGCTTCACGATGAACTGGCGGCTGACGCGCCCGCATCAGCGGGTACGGTTTGAGGAGAACGAGCCGATCGCGCATGTTTTCCCGGTGCAGCGCGGGCTGGTCGAGAGCGTCATGCCATCGTTCGTCGCGATCGAAGACGACCCCGAACTCAAGGCGAGGTTCGAGCAATGGTCGACGGCGCGCGACGCATTTCACGCCGAGGTGCTGGCGAACCCACCCCAGCGACCCGCCGATCGGTGGCAGAAATTCTATTTTCGCGGGCACAATCCCGACGGTATTTGTCCGATCACAGACCATGGGACCAAGCTTCAGCCCCGCGCCTTCGCGCATCCCGAACTTACCGGGGGGGCGGTGGAGGCGATGCGTCCGCCGGTGCGCGAAAGTCCGCCTCCCGCCGCGGCGGCGGGTTCCGAAACAGAGGGTCCGTGCGCCAAATATGCGTGGCTGCTCGATACGCTTGAGCAACAACGCGCGCTATCCGCCGCGGCAAGCGGGATCGCCCGTCGTGCAAATCTGACCGGCGAGAATTTTCTCGACGCTTATTATGCGCCCGGACGGCCTGTCGTGATTTCCGGTGAAATCGAGGATTGGCCGGCGCGGCGGCTATGGAGCGCGGCATATTTGCGCAACCAGATCGGCGATGCACCGATCGAGTATCAAGGCGGGCGGTCGGCGAGCGGCGATTTCGAGCGCTATAAGGACGATCACAAGCGGCAGATGCCGTTCGGCCGCTTCATCGAGGCGATCGAGGCGGATCCGGGCAACGATGCCTATATCACTGCCTACAACTCGGCGAGCAACGCCGCTGCCCTATCCCCGCTGCATGCCGATATCGGCCGGCTGGACAAGTTTCTGGCGGAGAGCGTCGAGAATCCAGGCGGCATGCTGTGGATCGGCCCGCAAGGAACCTTCACGGCGCTCCATCACGATCTGACCAATAACCTGTTGGTCCAGGTGCTGGGACGCAAGCGCGTCATCCTCGCCGCCGCGACGGAGATTCCCAAACTTTACAACGACACCCACGTTTTCAGCAGGGTTCGGGACGTGACCGATCCCAACCTTGATCTTGTCGAGTTCGCCAGTTTGCGCGGCGTGCGCTTTCACGACGTGACGCTGATGCCGGGCGACGCACTGTTCATTCCCATTGGCTGGTGGCACCAGGTGCAATCGCTCGATTTTTCGGTATCCATCACCTTCACCAACTTTCATTGGCGCAATGATTTCTACAAGGACTATCCGGCGGAATCCTGA
- a CDS encoding sensor histidine kinase has translation MTAAHRKGVLRTLGIWAVWLAVAVVTAFQTYAAGFAGGPRLALGQALVNGLIWYSAWAALTPGVVAVARAFADERRLGRLLAIHLAFGLVFAVLHAALYSAINAMLYFRAPWAPWSSALLITKLATSIHVHLMIYAILVAIVLGARAYRTMRDREVAEARLEAQLAEAETAALRAQVQPHFLFNTLNAISALVPDDPIVAQRLIARLGDLLRLSIDQRRSQQSALADELDFTDTYLAIEEARLGERLRIVRAIAPEMLTVQVPALLLQPLVENAVRHGIAPSVAGGTLTIEAMPVGDMLGISVADDGIGAAAIREGVGLGNARLRLRQLYGERQSLAIDTAPGEGFRVTILVPR, from the coding sequence ATGACCGCAGCGCATCGGAAAGGCGTCCTACGCACTCTGGGCATCTGGGCCGTGTGGCTGGCGGTCGCGGTGGTGACGGCGTTCCAGACCTATGCTGCGGGTTTCGCGGGTGGCCCCAGGCTCGCGCTGGGGCAGGCATTGGTCAATGGGCTGATCTGGTATTCGGCCTGGGCAGCACTGACGCCCGGTGTCGTGGCGGTGGCGCGCGCGTTCGCCGACGAACGGCGGCTGGGCAGGCTGCTTGCCATCCATCTGGCCTTCGGGCTGGTCTTCGCGGTACTGCACGCGGCGCTCTACAGCGCGATAAACGCGATGCTCTATTTCCGCGCGCCCTGGGCGCCGTGGAGCAGTGCGCTGCTCATCACGAAGCTGGCGACCAGCATCCATGTCCATCTGATGATCTACGCGATCCTTGTCGCGATCGTGCTCGGCGCGCGTGCCTATCGGACGATGCGCGATCGCGAAGTCGCGGAGGCGCGGTTGGAGGCGCAGCTCGCAGAAGCGGAAACCGCGGCACTGCGCGCGCAGGTGCAGCCGCACTTCCTGTTCAACACGCTCAACGCCATTTCTGCGCTGGTGCCCGACGATCCGATCGTGGCCCAGCGGTTGATCGCGCGGCTGGGCGATCTGCTGCGGCTGTCGATCGACCAGCGCAGGTCGCAGCAGAGCGCGCTCGCCGACGAGCTCGACTTTACCGACACCTATCTGGCGATCGAGGAAGCGCGGTTGGGCGAGCGGCTGCGGATCGTCCGCGCCATCGCGCCCGAAATGCTGACCGTCCAGGTGCCCGCGCTGCTGCTCCAGCCGTTGGTGGAGAATGCGGTGCGCCACGGGATCGCACCCTCCGTCGCGGGCGGCACGCTGACGATCGAGGCGATGCCGGTCGGCGACATGCTGGGCATCAGCGTCGCCGACGACGGCATTGGCGCGGCTGCGATCCGTGAAGGTGTCGGGCTCGGCAACGCACGGCTGCGGTTGCGCCAGCTCTACGGCGAGCGCCAGTCGCTTGCGATCGACACCGCGCCGGGCGAAGGGTTTCGCGTCACCATACTGGTGCCGCGATGA
- a CDS encoding alpha/beta hydrolase-fold protein — translation MKWGYRLMAMLLAIMLGAPAQAQGRLETGQIRSASFAGSKIGISPVRNITIYLPPRYAEPGKRFPVVYFLNYFFEDQREPFASHGAKTLLDKAIAQGLIGDVIVVTADFTTPAGSAWYVNSPATGNWEDFMVRELVPHVDATYRTLATRDSRGIAGDGPGAYGAIRFGMRHPEVFGAVYGMQPVATGPNIQPTHSRPNFERMARATSLDDLKDDGFSLIFTSIYQAFAPNPNRPPLFFDPPARRVDGRIVVDSDKMARFQQGFALTALLPAYADNLKSLRGLKFDWGRQDTLVDHVYGAQAFSNLLAEYGVPHEAEEHGGGFRDRHWGEQGRFYTDLLPFFARTLLFEPPVTPGERINAAHAKLRETMLSNDADARARLYRADALSMPEYQPVLQGTRQIAAYHRAMRERRQVTDYVPVASEVFDLGDTLVEIGTFTIRWSDRADEERGKYAYVWGVERDGSLRLKADIWGYFRPLADPAGFYTAIPESSAIPPAVADRALSEFLRARNDRDAEAVRTKDVEAKLVDYTDDAIFMPFADTPKRGMAEIRPYLTAYTAAGSGATFRDVRVWTLAFENHGAWLIEYPKFRVDWTAGGQSGIVKGGGIRLWQRQGDGALKLHRQIGTHDYVVPPL, via the coding sequence ATGAAATGGGGTTACAGGCTGATGGCGATGTTGCTCGCCATCATGCTCGGCGCGCCAGCACAGGCACAAGGCAGGCTGGAGACCGGGCAGATCCGGTCCGCGAGCTTCGCCGGCAGCAAGATCGGCATCTCGCCGGTACGCAATATCACGATCTACCTGCCGCCGCGCTACGCCGAGCCGGGCAAGCGTTTCCCGGTCGTCTATTTCCTCAACTATTTCTTCGAGGATCAGCGCGAGCCGTTCGCCAGCCACGGTGCCAAGACGTTGCTGGACAAGGCTATCGCGCAGGGTTTGATCGGCGACGTCATCGTCGTGACCGCCGACTTCACGACCCCCGCGGGCAGCGCGTGGTACGTGAACTCGCCCGCGACGGGCAATTGGGAAGACTTCATGGTGCGCGAGCTGGTGCCGCACGTGGATGCCACCTACCGCACGCTCGCCACCCGGGATTCGCGCGGGATCGCGGGGGACGGCCCGGGGGCGTATGGCGCGATCCGCTTCGGCATGCGCCATCCGGAAGTGTTCGGGGCGGTCTATGGCATGCAGCCGGTGGCGACCGGCCCCAATATCCAGCCGACGCACAGCCGCCCGAACTTCGAGCGCATGGCGCGCGCGACGTCGCTCGATGATCTGAAGGACGACGGCTTCTCGCTGATCTTCACGTCGATCTATCAGGCCTTCGCGCCCAACCCGAACCGGCCGCCGCTGTTCTTCGATCCACCGGCGCGGCGCGTGGACGGGCGCATCGTGGTCGACAGCGACAAAATGGCGCGCTTTCAACAGGGGTTCGCGCTCACGGCCTTGCTCCCCGCTTATGCCGACAATCTCAAATCGCTGCGGGGCCTCAAGTTCGACTGGGGGCGTCAGGACACGCTGGTCGATCACGTCTATGGCGCGCAGGCCTTCTCCAATCTCCTCGCCGAATATGGCGTACCGCACGAAGCCGAGGAGCATGGCGGCGGCTTTCGCGACCGGCATTGGGGCGAACAGGGTCGCTTCTACACCGATCTTCTCCCGTTCTTCGCGCGAACCCTGCTGTTCGAGCCGCCCGTAACGCCTGGCGAACGCATCAACGCCGCACATGCAAAGCTGCGCGAGACGATGCTCTCCAACGATGCCGATGCGCGTGCCCGCCTCTACCGCGCCGACGCGTTGAGCATGCCCGAATATCAGCCGGTGCTGCAGGGCACCCGCCAGATTGCCGCCTATCACCGCGCCATGCGCGAACGGCGGCAGGTGACCGATTATGTGCCCGTCGCAAGCGAAGTCTTCGACCTGGGCGACACATTGGTCGAGATCGGAACCTTCACGATCCGCTGGTCCGACCGCGCCGACGAGGAGCGGGGAAAATACGCTTATGTCTGGGGCGTCGAGCGGGACGGCAGCCTCAGGCTCAAGGCCGACATTTGGGGCTATTTCCGCCCGCTGGCCGACCCCGCGGGCTTCTACACTGCGATACCGGAGTCGTCGGCTATCCCGCCAGCCGTGGCCGACCGGGCACTTAGCGAATTTCTGCGAGCGCGAAACGACCGCGACGCCGAGGCGGTGCGGACCAAGGATGTCGAGGCAAAGCTCGTGGATTACACCGACGACGCCATCTTCATGCCCTTCGCCGATACGCCCAAACGCGGCATGGCCGAGATCCGCCCCTATCTGACCGCCTATACCGCAGCAGGAAGCGGCGCGACCTTCCGCGACGTGCGGGTGTGGACCCTGGCGTTCGAAAATCACGGTGCATGGCTGATCGAATATCCAAAATTCCGCGTCGATTGGACCGCGGGCGGCCAGTCGGGCATCGTCAAGGGCGGCGGCATCCGGCTGTGGCAGCGCCAGGGCGATGGCGCGCTCAAGCTGCATCGCCAAATCGGAACACACGACTATGTCGTCCCGCCCCTTTGA
- a CDS encoding SDR family NAD(P)-dependent oxidoreductase, with the protein MPKPRGAPGDQSLGALWRLDGKVAVVTGAASGIGRAVARHLADAGARTIPIDRQPIESAGALAITADVSDWEGLERAVAATFASTPPDILVNAAGLFPSRGVLDLDEAHWDLLLDVNLKGAVRMSQLAARAMVKAGKGGAIVNIGSVQASRPTAGKAAYAASKAGLEAITRVLARELADAAIRVNAVAPGPVLTEAALVRIAEIEASGGAFPPREGRSPPGRPDEIARVVHFLASPAASFVTGAVWVADGGSTLD; encoded by the coding sequence TTGCCAAAGCCCAGGGGCGCTCCCGGCGATCAGTCGCTGGGCGCGCTCTGGCGTCTCGATGGCAAGGTGGCGGTGGTGACTGGCGCGGCGTCGGGGATCGGCCGTGCCGTGGCCCGGCACCTCGCCGATGCGGGCGCACGGACGATCCCGATCGATCGCCAGCCGATCGAGAGCGCGGGCGCGTTGGCGATAACCGCCGATGTTTCGGATTGGGAGGGACTGGAACGCGCAGTGGCCGCGACCTTCGCCAGCACGCCCCCTGATATTCTGGTCAATGCGGCGGGTCTGTTTCCCTCGCGCGGCGTGCTCGATCTGGACGAAGCGCATTGGGACCTGCTGCTCGATGTCAATCTGAAGGGCGCAGTGCGCATGTCGCAACTGGCCGCCCGGGCGATGGTCAAGGCGGGCAAGGGCGGCGCGATCGTCAACATCGGATCGGTCCAGGCCAGCCGCCCCACGGCGGGCAAGGCGGCCTATGCCGCGTCGAAGGCCGGGCTGGAGGCGATCACCCGCGTGCTGGCGCGTGAGCTGGCGGATGCGGCGATCCGCGTCAACGCGGTGGCGCCGGGGCCAGTGCTCACCGAAGCGGCGCTCGTGCGCATCGCCGAAATCGAAGCTTCGGGAGGTGCCTTTCCCCCGCGCGAGGGGCGTAGCCCGCCGGGACGCCCCGACGAAATTGCGCGCGTCGTTCATTTCCTCGCCAGCCCCGCCGCATCGTTCGTGACCGGCGCGGTGTGGGTGGCGGATGGCGGCTCGACGCTGGATTGA
- a CDS encoding ShlB/FhaC/HecB family hemolysin secretion/activation protein: MLKSRYLALAVFLPMVAHAQQRPSAGTQLQQLPQPPAPPKSPPILDVGKLAAQPDSAPAGQSVRVTALHITGNTAFAETDLRGATGFAAGTDLTLPELRGFAARIADYYHRRGFILAQAYLPAQDVQDGAVTIEIIEGRYGSIQLRNEARIADRVPNAVLRGLSPGALVTNAPLERRLLLLSDIPGIRTRATLSPGTAAGTSDLIVDVTPGPLISGTVEADNGGSRYTGIYRFGGSINLNNPFGIGDQLGVRLLASDAGLAYGRAFYQAPVGNLTLGVSYAHLRYSLGREFEALDGTGTADIVSAYGRYPVIRSRRANLYALAAIDYKVLRDRIRVVSTDSNKHIGEVTLGLAGDWRDDWAGGGSTVYSLGWTIGTLDIRSAPERAIDASTARSAGTFNKLQSSVARLQSVVGPFSLYAAARAQIAFDNLDSSEKMELGGAYGVRAYPEGEAFGDSGYIATIEARLQLGGDSNRLPGQFELAAFIDTGEVRYAQDPWFTGSNHARRSGYGAGINWAGPQGLLIRTSYARKLGTGPATSAPDKDGRFWFQVVKQF; this comes from the coding sequence ATGCTAAAGTCCCGATATCTTGCGCTGGCAGTGTTCCTGCCGATGGTTGCGCATGCCCAGCAGCGACCGAGCGCAGGGACCCAACTCCAGCAGCTCCCCCAGCCGCCGGCGCCGCCCAAATCGCCCCCCATCCTTGACGTCGGGAAGCTAGCGGCCCAGCCCGATTCCGCGCCGGCAGGTCAGTCGGTTCGCGTCACCGCGCTCCACATCACCGGCAACACCGCCTTTGCCGAGACAGACCTGCGCGGCGCGACCGGGTTCGCGGCCGGGACCGACCTCACCTTGCCCGAACTTCGTGGGTTCGCGGCGCGGATCGCCGATTATTATCATCGGCGCGGCTTCATCCTGGCGCAGGCCTATCTGCCGGCGCAGGACGTGCAGGACGGTGCCGTCACGATCGAAATCATCGAAGGGCGCTACGGGTCGATCCAGCTGCGCAACGAGGCCCGGATCGCCGATCGCGTCCCGAATGCCGTGCTGCGCGGCCTTTCGCCCGGCGCGCTGGTCACCAATGCTCCGCTCGAACGGCGGCTGCTGCTGCTTTCCGACATCCCCGGAATTCGTACACGCGCGACGCTGAGCCCCGGGACGGCGGCCGGAACGTCCGACCTGATCGTCGATGTCACGCCGGGACCGCTCATCAGCGGCACGGTAGAGGCCGACAATGGCGGGAGCCGCTACACCGGCATCTATCGCTTCGGCGGATCGATCAACCTCAATAATCCGTTCGGGATCGGCGATCAGCTCGGCGTCCGCCTGCTCGCATCCGATGCCGGACTGGCCTATGGTCGCGCTTTCTACCAGGCGCCGGTCGGCAATTTGACGCTGGGGGTGTCCTATGCCCATCTGCGCTATTCGCTCGGCCGGGAATTCGAAGCGCTCGACGGCACCGGCACCGCCGACATCGTCAGCGCTTATGGTCGTTATCCCGTCATCCGATCGCGACGCGCGAACCTCTACGCACTGGCCGCTATCGATTATAAAGTGCTGCGCGACCGGATAAGGGTCGTGTCGACCGATTCCAACAAGCACATCGGCGAAGTCACGCTGGGCCTGGCTGGTGACTGGCGCGACGATTGGGCCGGTGGCGGATCGACGGTCTATTCGCTCGGCTGGACGATCGGCACCCTCGATATTCGCAGCGCGCCCGAACGCGCGATCGATGCGAGCACGGCCCGCAGCGCGGGCACGTTCAACAAGCTGCAATCCAGCGTCGCGCGTCTGCAATCGGTCGTCGGCCCGTTTTCGCTCTATGCAGCGGCGCGCGCGCAAATCGCCTTCGACAATCTCGACAGCTCGGAAAAGATGGAACTGGGCGGCGCTTACGGCGTCCGCGCCTATCCCGAGGGCGAGGCCTTTGGCGATTCCGGCTATATCGCGACGATCGAGGCACGCCTCCAGCTTGGCGGAGACTCGAACCGGCTGCCCGGCCAGTTCGAGCTGGCCGCCTTCATCGACACCGGCGAGGTACGCTACGCGCAGGACCCCTGGTTCACCGGATCGAACCATGCGCGCCGCAGCGGCTATGGTGCCGGCATCAACTGGGCCGGACCGCAGGGCCTGCTGATCCGCACCAGCTACGCGCGAAAACTGGGCACCGGCCCCGCCACTTCCGCTCCCGACAAGGACGGACGCTTCTGGTTTCAGGTCGTGAAGCAGTTCTGA
- a CDS encoding TonB-dependent receptor has product MRSTRAPGRRHGIVLLSSAAVVGLATMPAMAQERSAAATQQAADPGPDLDQGQIEDIIVTARRRAESAQDTPLSISAISSDQLQQLNIVRIEGITQLAPSLRVTQASGSGNAPAIYIRGIGTLSTALYVEPAVGIYVDGVYTPRPSGNTFDLPDISSVEVLRGPQGTLFGRNTTGGAILLSTRNPTPEFGMKADFSYGSYNELIASSVVQLGRLGNSPFMAKVSAQVHSRDGWVEAPGYSPAKWGGALDSFGVGGAIRGEMGDFTLDLRGRYNDLISYTGWEALAGTAVGKAYFGNAGVANNRPFPIGVGPRDYSYRDPRSDAKSQVKTWGGVLTAQYDFSAAFQVKSITGYNNIDQNLRGNIGGGSTLGIVANPAVPGQFVESVTPHVTPNNPGTQKQFTQELQLLGDVGDFNYLLGLYYYDEKVDETITTILNSPLSATTAIRLNRSTSYSIDSTSLAGFAQIGWKPSFAGGRLELVGGIRYTEDKKTLSSRSVSTTTTTTILTQARKDKWDNVGWMGSISYQLVPGVLVYGRGASAYRSGGYNAPTVGAPPFGPETARSYELGVKSDLFDRHVRFNAAVYQTDYDDLQVNGYNIATNTNQLTNAGKARYRGFEVEAQAGLGGFRIDGNVGYVDPQYSEYIIAVAGKPTNVADQAAFANVPNWTYHAGAQYALETASAGKFTLRGDFTGKGNAPTYSLISQAPNTAQVPLYGVESNVSLRLLWNGTIQGRKMRAQIFAENLTDNRFLTFATDFGAIMSGVYNRPRYYGASIGIDF; this is encoded by the coding sequence ATGCGGAGCACGCGCGCGCCTGGACGGCGCCACGGCATAGTATTGCTTTCGTCGGCGGCCGTCGTCGGATTGGCGACGATGCCGGCCATGGCGCAGGAGCGGAGCGCCGCCGCGACGCAGCAGGCGGCTGATCCCGGACCCGATCTCGACCAGGGCCAGATCGAGGACATCATCGTCACGGCGCGGCGGCGTGCGGAAAGCGCGCAGGATACGCCGCTGTCGATCAGCGCGATCTCCAGCGATCAGCTTCAGCAGCTCAACATCGTTCGTATCGAAGGCATTACCCAGCTCGCCCCCAGCCTGCGCGTCACCCAGGCGAGCGGCAGCGGCAATGCGCCCGCAATCTATATCCGCGGCATCGGCACGCTATCGACGGCGCTCTATGTCGAGCCTGCAGTCGGGATCTATGTCGATGGCGTGTACACGCCGCGTCCCAGCGGCAATACCTTCGACCTTCCCGACATCTCCAGTGTCGAGGTGCTGCGCGGGCCGCAGGGCACGTTGTTCGGTCGCAATACGACGGGCGGCGCGATCCTGCTGTCGACGCGCAACCCGACGCCCGAATTCGGGATGAAGGCGGATTTCTCCTATGGTTCGTATAATGAGCTTATCGCTTCGTCGGTCGTTCAGCTTGGCCGCCTGGGCAACTCGCCGTTCATGGCGAAGGTGTCGGCCCAGGTCCATTCGCGCGACGGCTGGGTGGAAGCGCCGGGCTATTCTCCGGCGAAATGGGGCGGGGCGCTCGACAGCTTCGGCGTCGGCGGTGCAATCCGGGGCGAGATGGGCGATTTCACGCTCGACCTGCGCGGTCGCTACAATGACCTGATTTCCTATACCGGCTGGGAAGCACTGGCGGGTACGGCGGTCGGCAAGGCCTATTTCGGCAATGCGGGCGTCGCCAATAACCGGCCCTTCCCGATCGGCGTGGGACCGCGCGATTATAGCTATCGCGACCCTCGCAGCGACGCGAAGTCGCAGGTCAAGACCTGGGGCGGCGTGCTGACCGCGCAATATGATTTCAGCGCAGCGTTCCAGGTCAAATCGATCACCGGCTACAACAATATCGACCAGAATCTGCGCGGCAACATCGGCGGCGGATCGACGCTGGGCATTGTCGCAAATCCGGCGGTTCCGGGACAGTTCGTCGAATCGGTGACGCCGCACGTGACCCCGAACAACCCCGGCACGCAGAAGCAGTTTACCCAGGAGCTTCAGTTGCTCGGCGACGTCGGCGACTTCAACTATCTGCTTGGCCTGTATTATTATGACGAGAAGGTCGACGAGACGATCACCACGATCCTCAATTCGCCGCTCTCGGCCACTACGGCGATCCGGCTCAATCGCAGCACCAGCTATTCGATCGATTCGACCTCGCTCGCCGGCTTCGCCCAGATCGGATGGAAGCCATCCTTCGCCGGTGGCCGGCTCGAACTCGTCGGCGGGATCCGCTATACCGAGGACAAGAAGACGCTGAGTTCTCGCTCGGTATCGACCACCACCACCACCACGATCCTCACCCAGGCGCGCAAAGACAAATGGGACAATGTCGGCTGGATGGGGTCGATCAGCTACCAACTGGTGCCGGGGGTCCTGGTCTATGGCCGCGGCGCTTCTGCCTATCGATCGGGCGGATACAACGCACCGACAGTGGGTGCGCCGCCGTTCGGCCCGGAAACCGCGCGCAGCTACGAACTGGGCGTCAAGAGCGACTTGTTCGATCGCCACGTGCGCTTCAACGCCGCGGTCTATCAGACCGATTATGACGATCTCCAGGTCAACGGCTACAACATCGCGACCAACACCAACCAGCTCACCAATGCGGGCAAGGCGCGCTATCGCGGCTTCGAAGTAGAGGCGCAGGCCGGGCTCGGCGGGTTTCGGATCGACGGCAATGTCGGCTATGTCGATCCGCAGTATAGCGAATATATCATCGCCGTGGCGGGCAAGCCGACCAACGTCGCGGATCAGGCGGCGTTCGCGAACGTGCCCAACTGGACCTATCATGCCGGCGCGCAATATGCGTTGGAGACGGCGTCGGCCGGCAAGTTCACGCTGCGCGGCGATTTCACCGGAAAGGGCAATGCGCCGACCTATTCGCTGATCTCGCAGGCGCCCAATACTGCGCAGGTCCCGCTGTATGGCGTCGAATCCAACGTCAGCCTGCGCCTCCTCTGGAATGGCACGATCCAGGGCCGCAAGATGCGCGCCCAGATTTTCGCCGAGAACCTGACCGACAATCGCTTTCTGACCTTCGCAACCGATTTCGGCGCGATCATGTCGGGCGTGTACAACCGTCCGCGCTATTACGGCGCCTCGATCGGGATCGATTTCTGA
- a CDS encoding LytR/AlgR family response regulator transcription factor: MIRTLIVDDEPLARRAVRQSLAGFGDFELVGEAGHGAEAVAAIGTLRPDLLFLDVQMPAMDGFGVIDAIGVDAMPLVVFVTAFDAYAVRAFEAEALDYLLKPFDDQRFARVIERVRRQIGTGDQHRRLLGAQPRLVVRGNGTARLIRLDEIDWIGAAGDYAEVHSRGRAMLLDESLASLGARLPGTEFARIHRSVIVRLDRLAEIVPGTHGDGMVRLTCGAELRFSRRYRKPIGLFLAR; the protein is encoded by the coding sequence ATGATCCGGACACTGATCGTCGATGACGAGCCGCTGGCACGCCGCGCTGTGCGCCAGTCGCTGGCCGGGTTCGGCGATTTCGAACTGGTCGGCGAGGCGGGGCACGGGGCGGAAGCGGTGGCTGCAATCGGCACGTTGCGACCCGATCTGCTATTCCTCGACGTCCAGATGCCCGCGATGGACGGCTTCGGCGTGATCGACGCCATCGGCGTGGATGCGATGCCGCTGGTCGTGTTCGTGACGGCGTTCGATGCCTATGCGGTGCGCGCGTTCGAGGCGGAGGCGCTCGACTATTTGCTCAAGCCGTTCGACGACCAGCGCTTTGCCCGCGTGATCGAGCGGGTGCGGCGGCAGATCGGCACGGGCGATCAGCATCGCCGCCTGCTCGGCGCGCAGCCCCGGCTGGTGGTGCGGGGCAACGGCACCGCCCGGCTGATCCGGCTGGATGAGATCGACTGGATCGGTGCAGCGGGCGACTATGCCGAGGTCCATAGCCGGGGACGCGCGATGCTGCTCGATGAATCGCTGGCGTCGCTGGGGGCGCGGCTGCCCGGTACGGAATTCGCGCGCATCCATCGCTCGGTCATCGTCCGGCTTGATCGGCTCGCCGAGATTGTCCCCGGCACGCACGGCGACGGCATGGTGCGGCTGACGTGCGGTGCGGAACTGCGGTTCAGCCGGCGATATCGCAAGCCGATCGGCCTGTTCCTCGCGCGCTGA